A genomic stretch from Natronomonas gomsonensis includes:
- a CDS encoding hybrid sensor histidine kinase/response regulator, whose amino-acid sequence MGGCESLRQGCSSLEEHISARVLFEQSLSAARGALRERPVDCVVCATPLPDGDGMTVVSDLRTEATDVPVVLFPSEGSERLAVRALRTDGVEYVPSDADARVERLLEAVERVLTEQAAGSADIRLRSFKRAVEQAGHSIYITDTDGTIRYVNPAFEATTGYSAAEALGARPAILKSGEHDDAFYENLWETILDGNAWQSEIVNERKDGSRYVVNQTIAPIHVDGEIVRFVAVNADITDRRAWRRRLRALHDATREWLELASPDHIADRARDQLDELLDAELVSVYCTTDDEGTLVPAAKTARESFEGFEPSAIESTEDRRWISFESSDPQHRSGVSHSATSDAVEELLLPVGDYGLIHVATTASFDDTDVGIARVFATNLEAVIDRIENYRALERKNERLDEFAGVVSHDLRNPLSVALGYLDILEERIGDDDDLHEIRRSLTHMDRIIDDVLWLASEGREVGEASTVSLRESAEESWSLVATADAGLRIESDLCFEADADRLNQLLENAFANAVTHGGSDVTVTVGALDDGTGFYIADDGEGIPPEKREAVLEPGYTTKEDGTGFGLAIIQRVVEGHGWSLDIGESDGGGAQLTVRL is encoded by the coding sequence GTGGGTGGGTGCGAGTCGCTTCGACAGGGGTGTTCGTCCCTCGAGGAGCACATTTCGGCTCGCGTGCTCTTCGAGCAGTCGCTGTCGGCGGCCCGCGGGGCGCTCCGAGAGCGGCCGGTCGACTGCGTGGTCTGTGCGACGCCTCTCCCCGACGGTGATGGGATGACGGTCGTCTCCGACCTTCGGACGGAAGCCACCGACGTTCCGGTGGTGCTGTTTCCATCGGAGGGCAGCGAGCGCCTCGCGGTCCGAGCGCTTCGCACCGACGGCGTCGAGTACGTCCCTTCCGACGCCGACGCCCGGGTCGAACGGCTCCTCGAAGCCGTCGAGCGAGTGCTCACCGAGCAAGCGGCCGGAAGCGCAGACATCCGACTGCGGAGTTTCAAACGCGCTGTCGAACAGGCTGGTCACTCCATCTACATCACCGACACCGACGGGACGATACGGTACGTCAATCCGGCCTTCGAGGCGACGACGGGTTACAGTGCCGCGGAGGCGCTGGGTGCCCGGCCGGCGATACTGAAATCCGGCGAACACGACGACGCGTTCTACGAGAACCTCTGGGAGACGATTCTGGACGGCAACGCCTGGCAGAGCGAAATCGTCAATGAGCGCAAGGACGGCAGCCGCTACGTTGTCAATCAGACCATCGCCCCGATTCACGTCGACGGCGAAATCGTCCGCTTCGTCGCGGTCAACGCCGACATCACCGACAGGCGGGCGTGGCGGCGCCGTCTCCGAGCACTCCACGACGCGACCCGCGAGTGGCTCGAGCTCGCCTCGCCGGACCACATCGCCGACCGCGCGCGCGACCAACTCGACGAACTGCTCGATGCCGAACTCGTCTCCGTGTACTGTACGACCGACGACGAGGGCACACTCGTCCCGGCGGCAAAGACCGCCCGCGAATCCTTCGAGGGCTTCGAACCGTCCGCTATCGAGTCGACCGAGGACCGGCGGTGGATTTCCTTCGAGAGCAGCGACCCACAACACCGCTCCGGCGTCTCCCACTCGGCCACGAGCGACGCCGTCGAGGAGTTGCTCCTTCCGGTCGGGGACTACGGGCTGATACACGTCGCGACGACCGCCTCGTTCGACGACACCGACGTGGGCATCGCGCGAGTGTTCGCGACGAACCTGGAGGCCGTCATCGACCGAATCGAAAACTACCGCGCACTCGAACGGAAGAACGAACGGCTCGATGAGTTCGCCGGGGTGGTTTCCCACGACCTTCGGAACCCGCTTTCGGTCGCGCTCGGCTACCTCGATATCCTCGAAGAGCGCATCGGCGACGACGACGACTTACACGAGATACGCCGCTCGCTGACGCACATGGACCGCATCATCGACGACGTGCTCTGGTTGGCTTCGGAGGGCCGAGAGGTGGGTGAAGCGAGTACGGTTTCGCTCCGGGAGAGCGCCGAGGAATCGTGGTCGCTCGTCGCCACCGCTGATGCGGGGCTCCGAATCGAGTCGGACCTCTGCTTCGAGGCCGACGCCGACCGACTCAACCAACTGCTCGAAAACGCCTTCGCGAACGCAGTCACCCACGGCGGGTCGGACGTGACGGTCACCGTGGGTGCGCTCGACGACGGAACGGGATTCTACATCGCTGACGACGGTGAGGGTATCCCCCCGGAGAAGCGCGAGGCGGTGCTCGAACCCGGCTACACGACGAAAGAAGACGGGACGGGGTTCGGTCTCGCCATCATCCAGCGGGTCGTCGAGGGCCACGGCTGGTCGCTCGATATCGGTGAAAGCGACGGCGGCGGCGCGCAACTCACCGTTCGGCTGTGA